In the Marinitoga sp. 1197 genome, TATCTTTATTTAAACTTTTAATTTTTTTATGCAATTTATATTGTTCGGGAAATCTAAAAGAATCAAGGACAAAAGATATAACCTTAGAATTTTTTGGTAGTTCTGAATAAGTTTCTCCATTTAAAGGGTTATATTTAAAAATATTTGTATTTTTAAATTCTAAATTTAATAAAGATTCTAATTTTTCTAAATCTTTAGCAGTGGTATCAGCCTGACTTAAATTTTTAGGTTCAGGTATCACGATAGAAACTTTATCTGTATCCAAATTTATATGAAAATCTTTTTTTATATTTATTTTTAAGGATTTTTTAGCAATATCGGTTAAAAATTTTCCTTCATAATTTTCATTAAAATATTTTTTTTGAATTTCATTTATTTTCTTTATTTTCAAATTAATGGATTCTGTGTCTATTTTTTTATTTTCAATGAGATTAATAAAAGAAGTATAAATAGGTTTAAAATTTTTCTTAGCTTCAGCAATCATCAAAATATCTCCACCATTATTAAAAAATAATTCAACACCTTTATCAGGGAAATAGTTATTATAAAATGCTTTCATTTCAATGGCATCGCTAATTATTAATCCATTATAATTTAATTTTTTTCTTAACAGGTCATTTAAAATGATTTTAGATACTGTACCCAAATCTTCATCGAGATTTTTGTATATAATATGCGCTGTCATAATCATTTCAACGCCATTTTTAATAGCATTTTCAAAAGGTAATAAATCATAATCATTAAAAGAAAAGTTATCAATAACTGGAGTTTCTTCATGAGAATCATGAGTAGCTTTTCCGTGGCCGGGGAAGTGCTTTGCAGTTGAAAGAATACCAGCATCATTTAATCCTTTTATATATTGTGTTCCAAATATAGAAACCTTTTCTGGAGAATCAGAAAAAATTCTGAATCCAGTAACTGCACTTGAATCTTTATGTAAAACATCAAGAACGGGAGAAAAAACCATGTTAAAACCAAATTCTTTCAATTTTTTTCCAAGATAAAATGCATATTTATAAGCAATATTTGGCTCATTTGTTTTTCCAATAGCATAATTTCCTGGTGAAGATAAGATTCCTGGAACAGTTTCCAATTGACCACCTTCGTGATCAGATGAAATAAGTAAAGGAATATTAAGAGAATATAATTTATCCATAGAAATCTGCAACTCTTCAATACTGTTCATATTTCCTGGATATAAAATTATACCTGCAGGTTTATACTTTAAAATTATATTTAAAGCTTCATCATCAATTCCGCCTGGAAAACCAAGAAAAAACAATTTTCCATATTTATAATTCATTTAATATCGCCTCTTTTCATCAAATAAATTTTTAAAAAATGTTCAGTACCGCGTTTATTTGAAAACATTTTATGTAAAACTATAGAGACAGCACCACGAGAAGTAAGATAGTCTTCTGGAGATATATGATTTATATGCAATTTTCGTATATTTGGAATGAAAATATTTTTTTTAATTTCTTCAATAAAAATATTTAAAAATTTTTCATTTAAAAGAGTAATATTACCCCCAATTATGATATTATCTGGATCAAAAATACTAATATAATCACCAAGTTTTTTTGAATATATGTTAATAAAATCTCTACTATTATTTATTAATGTATCTATATCTTCATTTAAAATAGATGTGAAAGAAATATTTTCATTTGTATTTATTAAAGGGATTTTAAATTCTACTTCTCCAGCACAATTATTGCTTCCATGATATAATTTGTTTTTAATAACAATACCTATACCCAGTCCAACATGGTCTGTAGCGAAATATGGAATTGAAATATGGAAATATAAAATATTATGTGATTTATCTTTATATTTCAAATTAAAAAAAATGGCTCCACAATTACTATCATTTTCTATAAATACAGGAACATCAATTTCTTTTTCTAATGCTGTTGATAAATCCAAATTTTCAATATTTAAAGCTTTAGAATATACAATTATTCCATTTGAAGAATTAATTATACCTGGAAGTGAAATACCAACACTTAAAATTTTATAATCGTCAAATTGACTGTAAATAGAGATAATTTCATTTACGATATTGTTTTTGTCTATTTTTATATTTTTTCTTTTTGAAAAAATTATAATTCCTTGTAAATCTGTTAAAACAAATTCAAGGCCATCCTGTTCTATTGAAATACCTAAAATATATCCAATAGAAAAATTGAATGAATAAATAGAAGTTTTTCTTCCACCAAGTGGAGAAGCTGAAAGTTCATCAACTTTTTTTATTAAGTTTAAATTTTTTAATTTATTCAAAGATCTGGAAACAGTTGATTTTTCAAGACCTGTTTCTTTTGAAATTTCCATTAAGTATGTTTTTTCTTTTTTCCATATAAAATTCAATACTTTTATCAATGAATCAGTGATTTTTACCATATAGATCACTCCTAATATTAGTTGTTTGCTTCAAGCAACTAATTAAAATATAACATATTTATATTAGAAAAAAAAGTATGAAAAAAAAGTATTATAGATTATTACTCTTAAATAAATAAGATTATTTACTAATAATAAAAAAAATTTTAATATTAGTATAAAAATAACCCGACATAATGTCGGGTTATAAAGTTATTTAATCTCTATCTCCAACGATACCTGCTAACATAAGCATTCTTAGTAATTGTAAAATAGCCATGGCAGCAGAAGCAACATATGTCATAGCAGCAGCACCCAATACTTTTTTCACATGTGATACTTCTGATATTGGCATACCCATTGAAGGGAGGATTTTTATAGCTCTCGCGCTGGCATTAAATTCGACTGGTAATGTTATTATAGTAAATAATACTGCAAAAGAAAATAATATAATACCAAGTTGGATTAATGTCTGACTATAAAAAAGGAATCCTATTATAAAAATAATCCATGATAAATTTGATCCAATAGAAGCAAATGGAACGGAAAAGTTTCTTAAAACTAATGGTAAATAATTTTCCTGATGTTGCATAGCATGTCCTACTTCATGGGCGACTACGCCTAAAGCAGCAACTGACCTGCTTGAATAAGTGGCAGAAGATAGTCTCAAAACTTTATTTCTCGGATCATAATGATCTGTTAAAAAACCAGAAACAGCTTCAACTCTTACATTATATAGTCCAAGATTATCAAGCATTCTTCTTGCAAAATCTGCACCGTTTTCACCTGTTGAAGAAATAACTTTAGAATATTTTGAAAAAGTTGATTGTACAGATGCCTGAGCTATTAAAGACAATATTAAACCCGGTAATAAAATAATAAATGTAGGATCAAACCAGAATGGATAAAAAAACACACAACCACCTCCAATTACAAATCTTTTTTAGTTCTTTCTAATTTTAGAAATATAAAATATCCTATCCATTAGACTATAAATATTTCAAAATGTTCAAGAGTATTATAGCATAAATATCTTAAAAAAGACTTAAATTATGTTATAATATTAAAAAAGCAAAAAGGAGTGGAATTATGAGACTTAGAATTGGAATTGCACAATTAAATTCGCATGTTGGAAATCTGAATGAAAACTTAAATAAAGCCAAAAAAGCCTTTAAATTAGCGGAGGAAAATGAAGCTGATTTGTTGATTTTTCCTGAATTATTCTTGACCGGATATCCGCCAGAAGATCTGGTATTGAAAACAGGATTTTTAAATGATTCAAGAAATTTTTTGAAACAATATATTGATTATACATATGGTAGTGATGTAATATCAATAATTGGAAATCTTGATTTTGAGGTTGATGCATATAATACAGCATATGTAATATACAATGGAAAAGAAGAAGCAAAATACCATAAAATATATCTCCCAAATTATTCAGTATTTGATGAAAAAAGATATTTTTCTCCTGGGAAACAACCTCTGATGATTGAGCTGAAAAATGGTTTAAAGATAGGAGTTACAATTTGTGAAGATATATGGGTTCCAAATGGACCAGCTGTTGAATTGGCTGAAATGGGTGCTCACGTAATTGTTAATTTGTCGGCATCACCATATACAAAAGAAAAGCCAAAAAGCAGGCTGGAAATGTTAAAAACAAGAGCAGCAGAACTTTCAACATGGCTGGTATATACAAATTTAATAGGAGGACAAGATGAAATTGTCTTTGATGGTGGAAGTGTTGTTATAAATCCATTTGGTGAAATTGAACATTCATTACCTCTTTTTGATGAAAAAGTTGATTTTATAGATATAGATCCCATATCATCTACAAGGGCAAATTTAAGAGAAGGAAAAAGAAGACATCTATTATATGATAATCATAATGTTGAGATTAAAATAATTGAAAAAGAACCGAATAAAAAGAGAAAAATATTAAAAGGCAATAAAAGGGTTAACTTAATGGAAAAATATGAAGAAATATATAAAGCTTTAAAATTAGGACTTAAAGATTATATTCATAAAAACGGTTTTTCAAAGGTTGTTTTGGGATTAAGCGGTGGTATGGATTCCGCATTCGTTACGGCTTTAGCAGCGGATACTTTTGGAAGTGACAATATTTTAGGTGTATTAATGCCGTCACAATATTCATCGAGAGGTAGTATAGAAGACTCGATATT is a window encoding:
- a CDS encoding glycoside hydrolase family 3 N-terminal domain-containing protein produces the protein MNYKYGKLFFLGFPGGIDDEALNIILKYKPAGIILYPGNMNSIEELQISMDKLYSLNIPLLISSDHEGGQLETVPGILSSPGNYAIGKTNEPNIAYKYAFYLGKKLKEFGFNMVFSPVLDVLHKDSSAVTGFRIFSDSPEKVSIFGTQYIKGLNDAGILSTAKHFPGHGKATHDSHEETPVIDNFSFNDYDLLPFENAIKNGVEMIMTAHIIYKNLDEDLGTVSKIILNDLLRKKLNYNGLIISDAIEMKAFYNNYFPDKGVELFFNNGGDILMIAEAKKNFKPIYTSFINLIENKKIDTESINLKIKKINEIQKKYFNENYEGKFLTDIAKKSLKINIKKDFHINLDTDKVSIVIPEPKNLSQADTTAKDLEKLESLLNLEFKNTNIFKYNPLNGETYSELPKNSKVISFVLDSFRFPEQYKLHKKIKSLNKDIIYVIIRNDQDETLYKDESYIITHSTKLISIYNAIKAIKKL
- a CDS encoding ROK family transcriptional regulator; this encodes MVKITDSLIKVLNFIWKKEKTYLMEISKETGLEKSTVSRSLNKLKNLNLIKKVDELSASPLGGRKTSIYSFNFSIGYILGISIEQDGLEFVLTDLQGIIIFSKRKNIKIDKNNIVNEIISIYSQFDDYKILSVGISLPGIINSSNGIIVYSKALNIENLDLSTALEKEIDVPVFIENDSNCGAIFFNLKYKDKSHNILYFHISIPYFATDHVGLGIGIVIKNKLYHGSNNCAGEVEFKIPLINTNENISFTSILNEDIDTLINNSRDFINIYSKKLGDYISIFDPDNIIIGGNITLLNEKFLNIFIEEIKKNIFIPNIRKLHINHISPEDYLTSRGAVSIVLHKMFSNKRGTEHFLKIYLMKRGDIK
- a CDS encoding zinc metallopeptidase, with protein sequence MFFYPFWFDPTFIILLPGLILSLIAQASVQSTFSKYSKVISSTGENGADFARRMLDNLGLYNVRVEAVSGFLTDHYDPRNKVLRLSSATYSSRSVAALGVVAHEVGHAMQHQENYLPLVLRNFSVPFASIGSNLSWIIFIIGFLFYSQTLIQLGIILFSFAVLFTIITLPVEFNASARAIKILPSMGMPISEVSHVKKVLGAAAMTYVASAAMAILQLLRMLMLAGIVGDRD
- a CDS encoding NAD+ synthase, giving the protein MMRLRIGIAQLNSHVGNLNENLNKAKKAFKLAEENEADLLIFPELFLTGYPPEDLVLKTGFLNDSRNFLKQYIDYTYGSDVISIIGNLDFEVDAYNTAYVIYNGKEEAKYHKIYLPNYSVFDEKRYFSPGKQPLMIELKNGLKIGVTICEDIWVPNGPAVELAEMGAHVIVNLSASPYTKEKPKSRLEMLKTRAAELSTWLVYTNLIGGQDEIVFDGGSVVINPFGEIEHSLPLFDEKVDFIDIDPISSTRANLREGKRRHLLYDNHNVEIKIIEKEPNKKRKILKGNKRVNLMEKYEEIYKALKLGLKDYIHKNGFSKVVLGLSGGMDSAFVTALAADTFGSDNILGVLMPSQYSSRGSIEDSILLAKNLEMKTHTIPIRRTFEGLLKELKVAFEDLPMNVAEENIQARIRGTIVMAFSNKFGYIALATGNKSEVATGYATLYGDMAGGFSPIKDVYKTEIYKLAEYFNKIKGKWIIPENIFIKAPSAELKPDQTDQDKLPPYEILDAILERYIEYEMSINEIVEDGYDIETVKYVIKLVDLNEYKRRQGAPGIKITQRAFGKDRRMPITNGYKIWG